CAGAAGCGCTGCCTCGATTTCATGATCGACGCCGGCGTGGACGGCCTGTGCATCCTGGCCAATTTCTCCGAGCAGTTTTCCCTGTCCGACGACGAGCGCGAGACCCTGACCCGTTTGTCGCTCGAGCATGTGGCCGGGCGCGTACCGGTCATCGTTACCACCACGCACTACGGCACCTCGGTCTGCGCGGCACGCAGCCGCCGCGCGCAGGACATGGGCGCGGCCATGGTGATGGTGATGCCGCCCTACCACGGCGCCACCTTCCGCGTGCCCGAGCCGCAGATCTTCGAGTTCTATGCCCGCGTGTCCGACGCCATCTCCATCCCGATCATGGTGCAGGACGCGCCGGCCAGCGGCACCGTGCTCTCGGCACCGTTCCTCGCGCGCATGGCGCAGGAGATCGAACAGCTGGCCTACTTCAAGATCGAGACGCCGGGCGCCGCGAGCAAGCTGCGCGAGCTGATCCGCCTGGGCGGCGACGCCATCGAAGGCCCGTGGGACGGTGAAGAGGCCATCACCCTGCTGGCCGACCTCGACGCCGGCGCCACTGGCGCCATGACCGGCGGCGCCTTCCCCGACGGCATCCGCCCCATCATCGAAGCGCACCGCCTGGGCAACCACGATCTGGCCTTCGCCCTCTACCAGCGCTGGCTGCCGCTGATCAACCACGAAAACCGCCAGGGCGGCATCCTCACCGCCAAGGCCCTGATGAAGGCCGGAGGCGTGATCGCCTGCGAAGCCGGCCGCCACCCTTTCCCAGCGATGCACCCCGAAGTGCGCCGCGGGTTGTTGGACATCGCGCGGCGACTTGACCCGCTCGTGCTCCGCTGGGGACGCTGAGAGGTATGAGCCCCCCCTGCGCCGCTTCGCGTCTTCCCCCAAAAAAAGGGGGGGGACGCACCTGGTGGCCCGGCGAAGCCGGTTCCACGGGTGCACTGGGCGGAGTCGCTGTGCTCCGGCCAGTTCTTTGAGAAAGTGATATGAACCCATCCGAACTGCTCGAAACACCCGTGCTGATCGCTCTCGACTGGGGCACCAGTTCGCTGCGTGCCTATGCCATGGGGGCGCACGGCGCGGTGCTGGCCGCGCGGCGCAGCGAGCACGGCGTGATGCACCTGCCCGCCGGCCCCGGTGTCGACTCACCGGCCGCCGCCTTCGAGCAGGCGCTGCAGGCGCTGTGCGGCGACTGGCTGGCCGACCACCCGTCCGCCCCGCTGATCGCCTGCGGCATGGTCGGCAGCGCACAGGGCTGGCGCGAAGCACCCTACCAGCCGCTGCCCAGCCGCGAGGCCGATCTGGCGGAAGCGGTGACCCGGATCGAACGCCCCGGTGGCCAGCCGCTGCACGTGGTGCCGGGCCTGCTGCAGGCCGGCGAGCTGCCCAATGTGATGCGCGGCGAAGAGACCCAGATCATGGGCGTGCTGCAAAGCCGGGCGAACGGGCGCCACACGCCGTCGCGGCTGCTGATCGGCCTGCCGGGCA
This Hydrogenophaga taeniospiralis DNA region includes the following protein-coding sequences:
- a CDS encoding dihydrodipicolinate synthase family protein, whose amino-acid sequence is MTSSASSPRYRGIFPVVPTTFHEDGTLDLESQKRCLDFMIDAGVDGLCILANFSEQFSLSDDERETLTRLSLEHVAGRVPVIVTTTHYGTSVCAARSRRAQDMGAAMVMVMPPYHGATFRVPEPQIFEFYARVSDAISIPIMVQDAPASGTVLSAPFLARMAQEIEQLAYFKIETPGAASKLRELIRLGGDAIEGPWDGEEAITLLADLDAGATGAMTGGAFPDGIRPIIEAHRLGNHDLAFALYQRWLPLINHENRQGGILTAKALMKAGGVIACEAGRHPFPAMHPEVRRGLLDIARRLDPLVLRWGR
- a CDS encoding 2-dehydro-3-deoxygalactonokinase — encoded protein: MNPSELLETPVLIALDWGTSSLRAYAMGAHGAVLAARRSEHGVMHLPAGPGVDSPAAAFEQALQALCGDWLADHPSAPLIACGMVGSAQGWREAPYQPLPSREADLAEAVTRIERPGGQPLHVVPGLLQAGELPNVMRGEETQIMGVLQSRANGRHTPSRLLIGLPGTHTKWAWVEDGAVTRFETFMTGEVYAALSQHTILGRTMELGGPQDEPAFGRGLRVACSKLGALGVLSTVFSVRTLGLTRQLPGSAQPDYLSGLLIGHEVAALASTLRDGPAVVLCGEPELCLRYATALEAQGLPTPEIRSGVTPLGLWRIAQAAELV